DNA sequence from the Bacillus pumilus genome:
GTGTTGATGCTTGAATTTGAGTAAATGGTTGCGTGATATTAGCTTGTTTCCATTGCTCCATTGAGATGACTTTATTATTTAGTCCCTTCTCGAATTCAGACGTGAACTGTTCCCCGTATTTTGATGCGTTGTCCGCGGCTCCAATTGATACCGATCCACTTGCAGAAGTGGAAACTGATGAGGCAGCAGCCGGTCTCATAGGAGAAGATGAACCAGCTTGAGAAATTGGTGAAGCACCGTTTGGCATAACAGACATACCAAGATGTGAAGCAGCTTGTGCAAGCAGCATTTTCCCTCGGCCTTTGTTATTTTCAGTCGGGATGACAAACTCCTTGCCAGCTTCTCCTATCCATGAAAGAGTTGGCTTTGTAATATAGCCGCCGGTGGCTTTCTTATCTGGCTTTTTCCCCTTAGTAGGGACTTTTTTCATACCTGTTTTTTCTTCACCTATTCCTTCAAAGAATTTAAATCCTTTTCCAGTAATCTCTTTTGCTTTATCAACCACTTTACCAACTAAACCGAAAAAACCATTCCATATTTCTGTTAGTTTTTCTGCATGTCTTTTCAATGGTTGAAATACTTTCTCATCAAACCATCCACTCACTACTTTCCAAATACCTTTGATGATTCTCCATGCATCCTGAAATTTTTCCCACACGAATTCAATCGCTGGCTCTGCATACTTTTTATATGGCTGCCATACATACTCATCAAACCATTTTGCGAGCACCACCCATGATGATTTAATCCAGTTCCATGTGCTTTTAAATAGGTTCCAGATAAACATGATAGCTGGCAATCCAACATTGATGAAAGGCTGCCATACGAAGGTATCAAACCATACCGCAAATGTACCCCAGACAAACTGAATCCAATTCCAGAACTCGGTTAGTTTATTCCACACCCATACGATGGCTTCAATTGCCACTGATCCAAATGGTTCCCATACATAAGTCATGAACCATGCTGAGAAAACGGACCAGGTGATTTGTATCCATTCCCATAATTCGGTGATCTTGTTCCACACAAGAGTAATAGCAGCAACCGCAACTTGTCCATACGGAGTCCATACATTGTCCATGAACCATGTTGATGCAGCTCCCCATACGGAACTAATCACTTCCCACGCAACGACAAAAACACCAACTACAAAGTTGATGATTGGTACTGCAAAGTTATAAATAGGCAGCCACACGTTATTCATAAACCACGAAGAAAGCTGACCCCATTTCTCTGTGATCCAGGTCCATGTATCTTCGAAGAACGTTGTAATAGGAGTTAGAACATTATCATTGAACCAACCGGAAACGGTGGACCATGTATCTTTAATCCACCGAACTGCATTCTCTGCACCTTTGACAAGCTCATCCCATTTCTTCTTGATGGTACCGTCATCAAACATCTTACCGATCCAGTTACCGAGATCGCCACCGAAGATGCTTCCTAATACCCCGCCGATAACAGTTCCGATACCAGGGGCGATCATTGTTCCGATTGCAGCTCCACCGATACCGCCGCCCAGATTCCCAGCAAAACCACCGATCTTTTCACCTTTATTATCATTGTTGATGCCGATCAGTTCTGTAGCTGCTATAGCTGTCCCGATAATAGGAATACGTTTTCCGATGCTCTTTGCACCTTTACCGACTTTACCCAAGAATCCACCGCCACGACCTTGGTTTGGCGTTGTTGGTTGTACCGGCTCACCTCTATTGATCCAAGGTTGACGATAAACAGGTGGTTGTGGATTCCTCGGTGGTCGCCCTGCTCCTCCAGCTCCGCCAATTACACCACCGCTTGTTCCTGCTCCCATTCCTCCTCTTAAACCTTTGCCCCATTTGTAGACGGCAAAGGCACCTGAAAGGATGGATTTGAGCGGCTTTAGTAAAGTGGCCACTTTTCCGAGGAATGCGAGTGCAAATGCATTGGCAATCAATGCACCAGCAATTGATCCTTCGCCTGTGAGAGCTTTAAAGTTGATCTCACCTATCTTCTTGGTGATACGTATCCCCAATTGCGCCGGATCAAGAGCTTCTAAAAATGATTCAATGAATATCTTTCCTGCCTTTGCCCCAGCGTCCACGAAAGAGTCATCGGTCGATTTATCATCAATTCCAAGCAGACCGTTGATCACACCGTTTATGGTGCCGCCGTAAGTCTTACCGACATTTTCAGCCATCTTAAAAAGACCTGGTTTCCCAGTCTTTTCCCACCACGCTCCAAAAACGTCTTTTGTATTGTCTAAGACGAGCTTCCACCGAGTTTCAAAGTCCATGTTTCTGTATTTTTCTAGCTGTTCAAAGTGTTTCTGCAATTTGGGGTTATCCTTGAATTTCACCTTGAGCTCTTTCATTTGCTTCTTGGAGAGTTTTTCTCCAGGGAACAAAATTTTGAACTGATCACCAATAAATCCGAAAACACTCTTAGTCGGATCAAGGAAGCTGTTAGCAAATTTCTTGCCCGCCTTTTCAGCTTTATTGGAAAGATCGGTTAGCACAAAAGAATATTCCCCACGCCATGTTCTAAAGGCTTCTAGCGCTGGTTGGAACGCAGCTGCAAGTCCTTTACCCCAAGGCATCAAAATAGAGTTGTTGATAAATGATTTTACACCAAGGAACAAGTTAGCAAGGTTATCTGACATTTTGATCATCATGTCATTGTATTGGCCAAATTCTTTTGTTACTTCCGGCCACGTTTTAGAAATGTCTTTACCGCTCTTTGCAAGTTTTTCGAGCTTACCCCTAGCATCACCAGAGATAGCCCCCATTTCTTGTAGTGCGGCTGTTGCACTACCAATAGGACGCCCTGATTTAATGCCATCATATAGACGCCCCATCCATAGAGCCACCTCAGAAAATGGACGTTGAACACCTGCGGCAACATCCCCGACTAGTTTCATACCTTCTGTTGTAGATAAAGCGTTTCCTGTAAACACTTGGAGGACACGACTTGACTCAAAAATCTCATCACGAGTAAATGGCGTTTGACCAGCAAATGTAGTCAGTTCATCCAGACGTGCATCTGCTTTTCCTTTGCTGCCGAGCAGTGTTTCAAATGCTGTGGTCATGTTTTGTCGATCCGCTACCATTTTGAGCGGCACGACAATACCACCTGTTGCACCGGCACCGACTCCAAGCAAACCAAGTGTACTGGTGACGGCTGACACAATCCCCCTCAAAGGTCTTGTGATAAGATCAAGGACTTTGATTGTGGTTGTGTAAGTCCGTCCCAAATGGGTATTTGCAAATGAGACAATCCCACGTGCAGGAGCGGTGAAACGATCGATCGCATTGATCGCCACCCTGTATTCAGTCCCTAACGTGTGCCGAGTATAAGACGCTATACGGCTGACTGTATTACGAACCATATCGACCGCTCTGATTGTATAGCTATATCCACGACCTAGTTGACGAGCTGCATATGATGCTATGCGCCTAATGCTTGCAGATGCCCGATCATATACGGCTATGGTAAATTGCTGAACTTTGCCCAAATTGCGATTGATATAACGACGCAGCCTGACCAGCCCTGGTGTTGCCTGATCTTTAATACGCATCAACACGCTATGAGTACGCGGCATCTTGCGTTGTAAGAAGCCATTGAACTTTCTCAATGCTTTTGTGGCCAGATCATTGACATCCAATGTGAGCTGATAAGTTCGAGCAAGATCACGCAATACGAAACGCTGCACACGTCTTAATGCAATCGTGGCATTGTCTCGGATTCTTAATGTGATGGGCCGCTCTGATCTGCGGCGCAATCTATCAAGTCGTTCTAGGTCCCCTCTGATCAAACGCAATTTACGCGTGATCCGGTCTTGTAATTCAAACCGAGCGGTTAAACGAGCCATGTCTTATCCCCCTTTCTTTGATTCTTTTTCTAACACTTCAAGTTTGTGGGCTATTAACCCAAACAAAAAGGCCTTGAATTGCCTTGGCGCTTCATAGACCTCTAAGAGTTGGGACGGGGAATAATGAAGCTCATGCATACAGTAATACAAATACACAGCTTCTTTGTTCCCGTCCTTTATTAGTTTTTTGCTTCTGTTTCTAAGTCTTCAATTTCATCTTCAAAACCGTTGACCTCAATGGCTTTGTTTAACCAGTTCGCATATTCACCGCCGACAGACAGGACACGTTTTGCGACTTCAACTGGATCTTGTGTGCTGTATGCTTCGCGTAATTCTTTAGACTTAAAGTCAGGATAGATGGTTGATTCAACCGCAATACGTGCATAGAAACGCTGGCTGTCTAAGTCTTTCACACGTCCACGACCTTTGACATTTTTGAACGTTGTGTTTTCTTTCTCCAGTTCATCGATGCGCTCCGTTGTGATTGCTTTGAATACGAATGGAATCACTTTACCTTTTTTATCAACAAAACGCTTAGAAATCGGCAC
Encoded proteins:
- a CDS encoding transglycosylase SLT domain-containing protein; protein product: MARLTARFELQDRITRKLRLIRGDLERLDRLRRRSERPITLRIRDNATIALRRVQRFVLRDLARTYQLTLDVNDLATKALRKFNGFLQRKMPRTHSVLMRIKDQATPGLVRLRRYINRNLGKVQQFTIAVYDRASASIRRIASYAARQLGRGYSYTIRAVDMVRNTVSRIASYTRHTLGTEYRVAINAIDRFTAPARGIVSFANTHLGRTYTTTIKVLDLITRPLRGIVSAVTSTLGLLGVGAGATGGIVVPLKMVADRQNMTTAFETLLGSKGKADARLDELTTFAGQTPFTRDEIFESSRVLQVFTGNALSTTEGMKLVGDVAAGVQRPFSEVALWMGRLYDGIKSGRPIGSATAALQEMGAISGDARGKLEKLAKSGKDISKTWPEVTKEFGQYNDMMIKMSDNLANLFLGVKSFINNSILMPWGKGLAAAFQPALEAFRTWRGEYSFVLTDLSNKAEKAGKKFANSFLDPTKSVFGFIGDQFKILFPGEKLSKKQMKELKVKFKDNPKLQKHFEQLEKYRNMDFETRWKLVLDNTKDVFGAWWEKTGKPGLFKMAENVGKTYGGTINGVINGLLGIDDKSTDDSFVDAGAKAGKIFIESFLEALDPAQLGIRITKKIGEINFKALTGEGSIAGALIANAFALAFLGKVATLLKPLKSILSGAFAVYKWGKGLRGGMGAGTSGGVIGGAGGAGRPPRNPQPPVYRQPWINRGEPVQPTTPNQGRGGGFLGKVGKGAKSIGKRIPIIGTAIAATELIGINNDNKGEKIGGFAGNLGGGIGGAAIGTMIAPGIGTVIGGVLGSIFGGDLGNWIGKMFDDGTIKKKWDELVKGAENAVRWIKDTWSTVSGWFNDNVLTPITTFFEDTWTWITEKWGQLSSWFMNNVWLPIYNFAVPIINFVVGVFVVAWEVISSVWGAASTWFMDNVWTPYGQVAVAAITLVWNKITELWEWIQITWSVFSAWFMTYVWEPFGSVAIEAIVWVWNKLTEFWNWIQFVWGTFAVWFDTFVWQPFINVGLPAIMFIWNLFKSTWNWIKSSWVVLAKWFDEYVWQPYKKYAEPAIEFVWEKFQDAWRIIKGIWKVVSGWFDEKVFQPLKRHAEKLTEIWNGFFGLVGKVVDKAKEITGKGFKFFEGIGEEKTGMKKVPTKGKKPDKKATGGYITKPTLSWIGEAGKEFVIPTENNKGRGKMLLAQAASHLGMSVMPNGASPISQAGSSSPMRPAAASSVSTSASGSVSIGAADNASKYGEQFTSEFEKGLNNKVISMEQWKQANITQPFTQIQASTPLYGVQTVTGFAAGQNMTPTGTGQFLDQNVRQPFLSARQESPTWGAGLIDAFNSGMRSKGSEVIQAAKDMAKKVEQAFREELDIHSPSRVMMSLGKFASIGVVKGLDSVDVKKFAENQAGSLIGAFSGMGASGLSVQQWLMAALMATGTSMSWLPGLMTIAQHESNGNPRAINLWDSNAKKGTPSKGLMQTIGPTFNSNKGKGMNDIWNPIHNAVAAINYIKGRYGSVFNTPGLRSIRNGGPYKGYANGGLITQEQIARVGEGNKREWIIPEERGIRGRYLLAQAAQALGMDVYDPANAASSELSQGQVQTVTAGTASAPSASGGSKQVIINFNGEQHYHNGQDENSLVEKIKQMLVDELENEINTGTKGVVIDG
- a CDS encoding phage tail assembly chaperone produces the protein MSEKQTNNVYDLSFFMPGQTADAEEVKVPISKRFVDKKGKVIPFVFKAITTERIDELEKENTTFKNVKGRGRVKDLDSQRFYARIAVESTIYPDFKSKELREAYSTQDPVEVAKRVLSVGGEYANWLNKAIEVNGFEDEIEDLETEAKN